The sequence below is a genomic window from Aureispira sp. CCB-E.
TTTTGAACGCAACTCAAATCAATATGCTCTAGTTTATTAATGACAATTGCCAAATTATGCCGAGCAAGTTTAAGTAACTTTGCCCCGTTGTAGTTAGAACTAGAAAAATACAAATCAAAATCTTCATTTGTAAGCAACGTATCTTGCAAAAGCCATTTTTTAATTGCTCGATTGAGATAGGCAGGATTGGCTGACAATAGAGTTAAGCCAAGTTGATAATTTGCGGAATCAGAGCTTTTTAAAAGCTGTAATATTTTCTCTTGTAATTCGATGTTGTATTATTTTTTATAACCGTACACAAACGTTCTTCTGGATGAGTAGTAGCGAATTTCTATCCACTAACTTTTCGGGTTTATACGGATCTTTATTTTATGTTTATACTTTCGTTTTATCACTTAAATTGCTGATTACTTACACAATACTAGCAGTAGTTTTTAATTTTTATTTCCAACGGCAACAAATAATTTTCCTCCTACTTTGCTTTCTTTTACTGGTAAATATTCGTATTCAAAATTGTTCGTTTTCTCTTTGAGCGTTTGCCATATTTTTCTATTCAAATCTGCTCGTGCAATTTTTTCTACAAGCCATGTATTAAAATTTCTTTTTTCTGCAAAAACATCTACGATTACAATTTTTCCATTTTCTTTTAACAGCAGAAGTAACTTATCTAAAACATTATCCCAATCAGGAATTACGGACAGTCCCAAAACACAAATGATTCTATCAAAGGATTGTTCTCTGTTAATCTGTTTCTTTATAAAATCGGGGGTTAGTTCTCTTGCATCTGCTTGAAATAAGGAGATGTTCATCCAATTATTTTTTTCA
It includes:
- a CDS encoding class I SAM-dependent methyltransferase; the encoded protein is MKWYDIFSNIYDSSLEKLYFESRKRAVELLDLKSGQTLLDVACGTGANFKHIQEANNEIKIYGTDFSSGMLRKGQSLIEKNNWMNISLFQADARELTPDFIKKQINREQSFDRIICVLGLSVIPDWDNVLDKLLLLLKENGKIVIVDVFAEKRNFNTWLVEKIARADLNRKIWQTLKEKTNNFEYEYLPVKESKVGGKLFVAVGNKN